The Pecten maximus chromosome 10, xPecMax1.1, whole genome shotgun sequence region TCAAATTGTTTGTTGAGAAATAATATTTAGTGTTTTGCATTGGAAtgaagtttttattttaatagaTTTTCCTGGGAATGTGAGAGTTGAATGTGATTTTTAGGTATTTTCTACACAGTAGAGAGGGAGTGTATGTTAATGTTGTGGGAGATACGGAGCATTATCAGGGAAGCATgcaattattgtttttacagTTGTTTACACTGTTATTAAATCTGTCCAAGTTATTGTGTTCCCTCAACTAGTTTGGGTATGTTGTTGTGTAATGTTTACACCAATCAAGACATCAACTTAACCCTTCTTTGTGTCAAGGTTTTTATTAATGGCAACCTTTAATagtattgaatttgtttttaagttatatgtataaaactgttCAAAACTCATAAAATTAAGATTTCATCGTGTACTACATTGTTGTGTGCACATATAATACTGAAGTTGCTGGCCTGTGTCAGAATTTTTCATTGCATTCCTATATTTGTGGTGGTATAATTTAAGTTTGGCTATTTTACTAAAAGAAAATTGTACAATTAATCATGGTTACAAAATTAATTCATAGATAACTTTTTCATCTAAATCTGATTTATTATGTCAAAAAGTAAACACCTTCATATATCATGGTTAGTAAGACAGTTTCTGTGATTTAATTGGATTACTTCATCGAAAGTTTTATACTATGATCATGTTTATGAAATCCTTGCTTAATTAAGATTAAGGTTCATTGCGCCGACTCAAAAGAATAGTAACATTTGATTTTGTTCAAAGTTTGGAAATTGGTGACATTTTATGCCAAAAATTTGCTAAATCAGGTGATTTTACATTCTAATtgtaataaaagaaagaaaaaatgacAAACGGATGAGAGACAAGTTCTTACAGCTAACAAGTTCCTTCtccaatataaaaataattatgtattaaaCATATTAGCCTGTGTATATCAGGCACTTATATAAGTTTTATGTCAGTGTATTgataatataaattgtttatctTCAGTAAGATTTGTCTGGCATATAATTAGAAGGTCTGGAGTTAATACACTGAGACTTGAGAGTTGAACACAGTGAGCTGACATGCTTAAAATCAATGAATATTGACAACTATGTGCATAATGTATAGTGGCAACCTTTTTAGTCTGGGCCCCATCAAAAGATGCAAGTATCCAAACACATTCAAAGGAAAAAGCTTTCCAAATGAAATACCAGTAAATTTAATTGTGttatatcattttgtattaGAGCTGTTTAAACTGAACTTCCATGATAAACAGGTTGCTCtatataaagtttttaaaatggAAGAGGCTGTACTGTGTACTGTTGTCCAGATCACAGAGGGATCACAGAGGTTGCACTGTAAAGATGTGTTCAGATTAAAGAGGTTCCACTGTTTACAGATGTCTGGATTTAAGAAGTCAAAATTTACAGTTTTTCCCATTTAAGATGTATTGTCAATATTATTTAGAGTTCTCTATGCTAAAGAGGTTCTGCTTTATTTGATTGCCCAGATTAAGGAGGTTCTACTGTATAAAGTTACCCAGCTTAAAGGAGATTATATTCACTGTCCAAGTCTTAGTATGGTTCAATTGTGTGTGCAGTAATTATTTTGGTAGGTAGGGTTCCTCTATACAATTGTCATGATTTGAGATTCCACAGTATATCGTTATCGTGATTAATGGGGGTTAAGTATGCATGAATTGGTCAGGACGATGAAGTTTAAACAAGTATGTATTGATAGGTCAGTAATGTGTGATGTAGTCCACTTTATTTATATGAAAGTAAGTAAAGAATGAGTGTAAATCATGCAAACTGTTCATATTGTCGTAGGACTAAATTTTAAAATCCCGCAGTAAATAGGACCATGTTCCATAAAATGTGGCAGCGGTTCTATTTCCAAAGTAACTGTGGTTGTAAACCAAAATGGTTGATTGTCggtgtttaaacatatttatgtaatgtgTTGTGAATGACGAGCATCTGCATGTGTAAGATGGGGATAATGTAGATATTGTTAATGCATGTTAGGTGATCTGTGTGTGGTATTCCATGGTACCGTGTTTTAACTAGGACATGTTAAATTGTTAATAGACGATAGGTTCAGACTAAACTTTAGAGTCTGCTCATTTGGAATGAGAATATGTACGTTCTGCCCTCAATGTAGCAATGCAAACCTAAAAAAATGACTTTTTATGTTAAGTACCAAGTTTGGTACTGGTAAAGATACTGCTCAACTTTCTTCCGTGTGCAAGTTTGGGATATATTTGGACATGGTATAACATTGCTTTTCAAAAGTAAGAATCAAGGTGCATTATTTAGTATATTCAATTGTAAACAGATTTCCTCATTACAATATCTCgagctgaaaaaaaaatgtgaaatttatCTTAGCAGAGCTACAAAATAACTCagaattatcaaaatatcacagTGACCTGTATTGCTCATGACTAAACTGGCTTTCCTCTGTTATAGCTTCACATGATATTGCTTCTACCTATAGGGTGTAATTTTGCTAGTATTCTCTCCATTCACAAATTTTCCAGGGTAGGCGTGGGAATTATGGTAAAGAATACATGTAAAAGTGTCATTAGATAATGGATCacaaataattttgtaaactattgttttatttagatCTTGAGCTCCACTCTGTTTTCAATTGTATACACTTCCAACTTAAAGAAAAGATGCAGAATAGACTTTCTCATATGATTAAACAATGCCATCTGGTAAATGTGATGATTAAACAATGGCATCTCGTATATGTGAGTGTTGTTTCATCTGGCATTTTAAAGGCTAAAAGGTTTGTTTTTCTTACAGTAAATTTTTAATGTTCATTAATTATAAATAGTTGATGAAGTTAATTAATTAACAGATTAAATAGCTGcagattttgaaaaattgtccGTCCAACCAAGTTTGTTGTTTTCTTCCTCTCTTGATTCTTATTTCAGACAAGTCATTTTCTTTCAAAAGACTGGTATATGTGTTATTTCATACTTTCATTGTATTGTAAATTTATTCTTCCCTTTCTATTTTGtcatgatatatttacattaaattataAGTTATTACAGATAACCTTTTTTACCTTCTGACACCTGAGATGGCagctatatatagattattTAGAATAGCAGCTATGTATACATCATCTTTTGATATCTTTTTTCTTGAAACAGGATTTCTTCTTTGCGATTTCAGATATTGTGTTTCAGTTGAAGACCGATAAACTTGTTTAAATTGCATATCCTACTTACCTGGTAATAATTTCAGACTCCCCTGTTAACAGGTTTTACAGATAACAGTCATAATACCAAGCAAGTCTTTTCTGTGTGTGAAGTCAAATAAGGCCTAGTTCAATTTTTTAATTGCTTCTTGATATCCATGTCCTCGCAACTTAGCATGTGAAATATGGTGTATATCCTTTTAATCACAACCAACCTGAACTACATACTGTCCTTGTATTGGCTTTGATgattgagaaaaaaatacaatctGGGACAGGAGAAAGGTTGTTTCAATATTTGTAGACGATATGTGCTACTAGGGCCTGTTCATTTATacggacaaaccggttcgtcattttttaaatgtaatctgcaaatgttaatacaggccttggaagtcttaatcaaggctcgtctgaaaacaattgataatcaccaggtccgtctttatttcataaacgaacaacaccggtctAACTGGACCAActgtttggaccgcaaaaaaaacaaaaacagcccTAGTGTGATATTTCTTCTACATAGTCCATGCCTTATTTAATGTAATAGTTATTGCCATACTAGCAATTTTATGGACAAAGTCAGAACACTGCTGCACTGGTGCAGTCTGTAAAAACTTGTACAAAACAAAGCTAGCTttgtctgaaaaaaaataaaaatcctgCTATTTGTGGCAAATGAGAAAACCTGACACTTTGAAGTTTATATtaagttttgttgaaataatgGCAGATTATTTGTAGAAAGGAAAATTCAAGACTTGTCTTGTATATACTTATGTTGACAACTACAGCTATTTTCATTGATCACATAGGTCTTTTTAATACACTCTAAACTGATGCAAAATGGCTTGGAGATATAGTTGCCATGTGTGTGAATGTTTTGTCTGATATCCCTATTTGTGAAAGAATACCCAACTCACAttttgtatggaaatattaccaAGGTTTCGTGTGCCTAATGTACAGGGGAAGCACTCCGGGCCGATAGATAATTTATGTGTTTGCAGACGtgaaagttgtttaaaaggtAATAAACAATTATTACATGATCAACAATGTCTTGTGTTAAGTCATTTAGTCAAATTGTCAAAGGTTGTAGAAATTAATATCTTTGTTTGATAGGATGCTTCTCTAATGCCTTAACGAAATAACCAGTAAGGTCTAGGTCACAATACTTGTATTTCCTCTTCTCGTGCATCTTCAGTTTGCAAAAagaatttacaaaatattgtgatatatgttttattttacacaatgtcatgtttttatagGATCGACAAACATGTAGTGTTACACAAACAGTAGTCCAATACCGACATGTACATCAAGggtaaaattaataaaatctatTGAATGAAAAAACATGCATATTGGACGGACGGCCCTCgataaaatatttacagtaacaaGCATATTATTCCATTTGAAAACAAACTTGACATCTTGTACATGACATTCATTATGTGTAAATCTACAACTAAAATTTTCATCATAATTGGAGAAAAAACAATTTCTTTAACAATGTATCGCAGACAACATACCTTTGTACAAAAAAAgtcttaaaatattttcatatttcatattagaatttgttaatacaATAACCAGGACTAGTATTGAAGGCTGTAATTCAATAAAacactatattttttttaataaaattggATTTGGCAAATAAATTGCCTTTAATCATGACTAAGAATGCCTAAATTGTCACTCCAAATAAAAGTCCGATGTTTCACCTAATTAATCACCATCAGAGCTGTGTGTCCAGAGAATGATGTACACTCCAGACACTGGATAAATCGGCCTTAACACAATAATGAAAAAAGTAATTGTGTGGTAACATACGTGTTCCCCCTTCTGGAAATCATTCTTCATCACTGTGGTGATACAAAGGGCACTGTGATGGTGAAGAGTTCATAACTATGTTTTGTATTTCTTCTTTTCTTCTGCAATATCATTGCCCTTTATCCCAGTATAACTTAAGGTAAGCCAGTTTCCTGTGGtatttcttttcttcttttgtaCTGTACAGctgtaaaaatagttttaatacatgctttaaaacaaaaaaagtatttcaaacttgaatttaaaaaaaaaaagaatatgaCAGAATTTATGTCTCGCCTTGTTGGCCAAAACATATTTTCTGTTAGGGGTTTGTGTGGAGCAAAGATAGGACCAAGATTAATATGGATTGTagagcaaaaaaaaataaaaaaaatattggaacAATGATTTATCAGGTTCCATTAATTTTGacaactataatatatataccggtaCTATTATTCTGCAGTCAGAAGACTTGTGCTTTATGCCAACCAGCTTTGTTtcataaaattgtaacaaactTTTATTGGGGAAGAGATATTATAGGATATATCTGATCTGGACCTATACTTGTGTAAAGGCAGGATTAACAATGTGCATAGAGGtaatactgacaatgtatgGAGGTAGGACTGACAATGTGTGGAGGTAGGACTGACGGTGAAGACTCTGTGTGTGGAGGTACGACTGACGGTGAAGATTGTGTGGAGGTACGACTGACGGTGAAGATTGTGTGGAGGTACGACTGACAGCTAAGACTACGTGTGTGGAGGTACGACTGACAGCTAAGACGACGTGTGTGGAGGTACGACTGACAGCTAAGACTATGTGTGTGGAGGTATGACTGACAGCTAAGACTGGAGGTATGACTGACAGCTACGACTGACAGCTAAGACTGTGTGGAGGTACGACTGATGGTGAAGACTGTGTGTAGAAGTACGACTGACAGCTAAGACTACGTGTGTAGAAGTACGACTGACAGCTAAGACAATGTGTGTAGAAGTGCGACTGACAGCTAAGACAACGTGTGCAGAAGTACGACTGACAGCTTAGACTGTGTGTGGAGGTACGACTGACAGCTAAGAATACGTGTGTGGAGGTACGACTGACAGCTAAGACTTTGTGGAGGTACGACTGACAGCTAAGACTGTTTGTGTGGAGTTACGACTGACAGCTAAGACTGTTTGTGTGGAGGTATGACTGACAGCTAAGACTGTGTGTGGAGTTACGACTGACAGCTAAGACTTTGTGGAGGTACGACTGACAGCCAAGAATGTGTGTGGAGGTACGACTGATGGTGAAGACTGTGTGTAGAAGTACGACTGACAGCTAAGACTGTGTGTGGAGGTACGACTGATGGTGAAGACTGTGTAGAAGTACGACTGACAGCTAAGACAACGTGTGTAGAAGTATGCGTGTGTAGAAGTACGACTGACAGCTAAGACTACGTGTGTGGAGGTACAACTGACAGCTAAGACTACGTGTGTGGAGGTACGACTGACAGCTAAGACGACGTGTGTGGAGGTATGACTGACAGCTAAGACGACGTGTGTGGAGGTACGACTGACAGCTAAGACGACGTGTGTGGAGGTACGACTGACGGTGAAGATTGTGTGGAGGTACGACTGATGGTGAAGACAACTTGTGTGCAGGTACAATTGACAGCTTAGACTATTTGTGTGGAGGTACGACTGACAGCTAAGATGTGTGTAGAAGTACGACTGACAGCTAAGACAATGTGTGTAGAAGTACAATTGACATCTTAGACTATGTGTGTGGTGGTACGACTGACAGCTAAGACCGTGTGTAGTGGTACGATTGACAGCTTAGACTATTTGTGTGGAGGTACGACTGACAGTTAAGACAATATGTGTAGAGGTAGGACTAACAGACTACCTACCTTGTCTGTGTTCTGGTCAATGGTGCTCCTGATAGTAATACTAGGAAGCATAATGGGTGTCCCTCCAAATGACTGGTGCCATTGTACCTTGCGATTCTTTGGGATCTGATGTTCATACGTACCAGCACTGCAAATACAGAGCAGATTGATTACCGGATACTATATATTTGGATGTATTCCAACTTTCACTCTGTGGACTGAGATCCCTTAAACTTGGGTTATTATACTTTCAGTGGTAAACGATGAGTTTCGAACATGTGATTCATTAGTACTTCTGTAATCagtatttaaatacatgtatatgctgtACCACATGCATTTTTTAAACACTTGGTTAATTTAAGATACATTGTATCCGAGAATATAAGCTTTCACCAATATCAGCATGTATGGCTGAAATTACTTTggattaataaaacaaataaaatattcataacgAATTACTTCAAAAAGAACAACCCCATCTGTATAACAGCCTTACCCTGGAAGTACGTCAACTATATCACGTTTGTAAACAGGAAATCTGTCTGCACCAACCAAGAATGGCTTCTTATCGTCAACAAATTGTCGTGGTTCTGTACACTCTGTCTGATATTCGGTGGGACAAGGAGTTTCAAACTGGAAACAAATCAGAATAAGAAGATCTGTGGTAAGTTAATATACAATGATCCCTAATTAATGTCTGAATGAAATGTTATACGATTTGTATAGATGCCTTTTGGTAATAGCATTCGATATCTTGGAAAATTAATTCCAAGATTACAGCTTAGACAACATTATAAATGAGTAAAATGAccctttttatttctttaattgaaTATTGTTACCTGCACCTTTTAATTATATTCATAGTGTAAGGTGactcaaacatatatatatatttaaaaatgcatTATTTGTTTGTACTGTAGTTAGCAGTTAAATTGACTTCATGTAATTATACTGGTGCAAAATTTAACTTAAACTGATGAACAACAACACATCATAAATAGAAATAAGAAAGATTAAAGTTTCTTGATCAGTATTTTTTATCAGCAAGTTTACTTACCTGGTAGCCTGATGGAATCCTTGGAGCTGTTCTCGCACCAAGAGTATAACCCTTTGTACTGTTAATCTTGTGTTCAATGTTGTACATAAAACTGGTTTTCTgcaacaacaataaaacatgCCTATTTAATAATGATGAAATGTAAACTTTAACCCTTGTTTAGCCAGATAGAAGTGCAGAGGAGGTCTAACTGTGGGAGAAAACCCACCTGGCTGGGCATGCAAACCTTAGGGCCCCATAACTTTTAAAGTCCAATCAGTAGGGTcaaggcaagtgtgttaccactgtagtTGGACCTTTTCGTAATCGATAATTGGCTGGATGTGATTTAGccattattaattaatattgaataaaaaaaaacaatatattttgattattattttacatagtTAAAGCTATTTCAGTGTTTCATGTTATGATATCAATGTGCTAGCTATGTTCTTTGAGCATGTATATACCCTTACAGAATTTAGAATTACAATTtcttatttgaaaatttgatgTGGCATATATCTTTTTCACGTCATCAATATATCTTAAACAGTCTTGAGACCAAAACATACTATGTTTAAAACAACTGAACACACTTACATCTTCATTTTCGTAGCAGCCGGGTCCTCTGTGAGGGGCCCCTCGCAATGGAGCTATCTCATTACCAAACCTGTTATTTGGCATCTTCGTTGGAAACAGTTCTCTGTCCATGGTGGTCATGAAACCCACCTTGGGCTTTTTTGTTTCCActgaaatattacaatgtatacaaaaataaaatatataggttttttaaatttaacaaaactCGAGCTATTTAGGTCTTTTTTATTAGCTATAGTTTAGCAGATTGCAATTTGGTTGGAGTGGACCTAACTGTAAACTCATATACAGggaaacctgactttactgaccactgactttcAACAACAGAATGGCAACATAGTCCAATTTCATTGGCAGCACTGATTTTACAGAAGCACTGTCATATCCAACACACTGACTAAGTCCCATACAGTGTCATTAAAGTCATATTTAACTGATATGAAGGTTAAAACAATAATCTCAATATCCCTTAATTAACAATATGTAATCTTATTCCTATACAGATATGATATGTAACAGATTATATGAGAGGAAAATTCAATGACAATAACCAGACCAGGAatcaaacccaggacctccaaactcCAGACAGATGCTCTAATTATTTGAGGTATGTGGCCACTGGCATTCTGTCCAGTCCATTTCCTTAATTAAAGTATCCTCACGATGCACACCATCTTTGGGTATATAAAGTTAGGCGCCAAATGTAATGAGAGGAATTGACAGTTAACAACCAGACAAAGAGTCAAAAACCTGGGATTCTTTGCACGAGGACAGCTGGTGTCAAATTATTCAACCGTGACCACACTACTGAGTAGGCCTACTGAGAGATACTGTAATGTACAGATTCCCACTTTAAATTACAATGTGAAAGATTTGCACAACCTGAAAGTACGATTTCCATAGCATACGCATACCTTCCATGATTACTATCGTTGGTGTCGCTACTTCGTAATCatcaatttcatgaaaatatcgTTATCAGAAATATTTCCTTTTGGTGAGCAAAGGAAAAGCCTCCTTTGCTTACAATGTTGCTAAGTTCAATGCGCATGTCCGCGACTACTTTACGGGGAATTGATGTCGTAAACAGTAACACTTCCGGTTATAATAAACTCCGCGAACAAactcacatgtacatgtttaccgAAGAATGGATGTAATAGACAAGGATTGCTCTCTTTTTCCTCGCAATATGTGAATATATCTATTGAATGAATATTTGGTGATGTCTCAgtaagatatttttattgttgCTCGAGATAAAAGATCCTGGGcgtattttttatttatttaattctgCATGTGACAGAAAACTTTGCATTAGTCGAGGGCTAATATATTTTTCGCAATGTCAACACTATTTGATAGATAATatgtgtaattatatacatgttaaaatttcaatttagaGAAGTTACCTTTGTTTTATATCTTGAGGTATCGTTTGTGAAATGCTACTCCAacaatattagaggtttacacgacaggaatcATGCGTAAATATTAGTTGATATGGGCATTTTAGCTGCAAAATACAAAAGCTAAAAGCTAGTCTAGTTGTTGTGGTTGAGTGTCGTGTCCGTTTACAAGAGTTGAGCGTGGTCAACTCTTTGATGGGTGACCGCTCCATTGTAGCGTCGATGCGCATAACTGCAGTAGCTACACAACAGGCTGGACAACCTATGGGTAGTAGCCCTTCATTTAAATAACAGTTTTCGATTTcgatttcaacaaattttattatacaagatCTTATAGTACAAAGGGATTTGACAACAGGCTTagcctatatcagtcttctcccacatacatatgtaaatgacattttgataatataatattgatagcaTTTTTCTAGACAACTTGAACAATAGAGCTATATAATTAGggttatttataacatttgaacatacactcatacacacaTCATTGTAATAGTTTAAGTAGTTTTTCATAGTTTAATGGAATAATTTCTAGTTGAAAAGTATCAAAagttcaggaaatatttttatttatatacgtaaacattatatatatatataaaaaatagataattatacaaaattttgtaGAGCAAAAGCGCTTCACCTACCTGACATTGAGAaagatgagtattttattgaacaatgataataatatacatacatattaatgaaatattatataattaattgattcaaTGAGAATTAAAACCTTCTCGAATTAGTTATAAATCTTTCTACATTtcttaaaacaaatttgttaaGATCAAGTGAAAGTTCATAGTTACCACATGTTAGTAagttaatatctataaaaccaacttgtataaatatgtcatgtataAAGTGCCTTATATGGTTGTAATTTGGACAATAGAAGAAGTAATGGTCTAGATCCTCAGAGTAATAACCACAGGAACAGGCTGAATTTGGAATTAGATGATCTATTAATCAAATAACAGTTTCTAGACTACTTTGAGTAATAAATAAGTTACTCAAATACAggataatttgaaataaatacatgaaTTTCTTTTATACTGTGTAACAAAAAAGATGTCAATTTATTTTATACTGTGTAACAAAAAAGGTGTGTTTTCGACATGCCCCCATAATTAACCAAAGCAACATGGTACATTTTTACtagagatgtatatatcaccaCAGGTGCCTTACTCGTTTTATAAACTAATAACATATAACAGttcattatgatttttttaatttatagtgtactcttatatgttattacatgtaGCTATAGTTTATAAAACGAGTCTGGCACCTctgatatcacgtgatatatatgtctttgaTTTTTTACACAAAAGAGAATTGTTCAGTTTTctggttttttttgtaaaagcTGCAAACTTTGCAAGATTTCCCCTCCATTGATTATGATGTGGCTAAGTATAGAACATGGGTAGATGCATGCTCAACGCACCTctgatatcacgtgatatatatgtctttgaTTTTTTACACAAAAGAGAATTGTTCAGTTTTctggttttttttgtaaaagcTGCAAACTTTGCAAGATTTCCCCTCCATTGATTATGATGTGGCTAAGTATAGAACATGGGTAGATGCATGCTCATCTATGACATTTGGTACTTAATGTTCCCAAAGGCTGTATACTTCAATGGAGAACAAAGTCGGTGATCTAAATTGTAGTTAGATAACAGAAATGAACAGTTCTTGTGCAAATATACACAGTGTCTCATTGGTTATTGGGCCATAACAAAATGACACCCTTTTTAAAGAACTTTATGAGTTTCTATTTTAAACTATCCTGCATTTGATCAGGagtaaattatttattcaaaGAAGTAGCTGTTACTTAAATGTAGGACTATTATCCATATGTGGAGTTGTGCCCAACCTGTGCTGTAATAATACAAATATGCCACAGGTAGTATCAGTCTCTAAGAGAAACGCTTTCACAGCTAGGTTAATGAGAATTTGAGAAACTTAAATAATGACTAAcattgttttgtcatatttaGGTGTTGTTTCTCTTGTATGGACTGTGTCAACTGTCCCCAGGCACGATCAGTTAACTTTTTATTAAGATGCTCCTAGCATCTTCTTTATGCATATCAGTCACATATCTATTTCATTGTTCAAAAGATATTTCCTTCTTGTGTCTGTAAGAGATTGAGAACTCACTCGGAAATCTGAGACGATCTCAATTTTGGGAGACAActtcaaaatttacaaaagaaGTTTAGTTATCgttcaaatatatcaaattccaaattttgatatttttatatggTGAACTCAAtcataaaatacaaattgtcTTTAGTACTCTTTACTTTCCAGGGATGTTCCCAACCTGTATCAAAGAGAGTGTAGGCCCTACTTTAAGATCCATTTCTCTTTTGAACTGCTGAGTTTTATCTTCATGGTTTGAAGGATATTTTTGTCTTTAGATCAACAATATTAGATTAGCTAGATTTGATTCCATTAGTTTTATTTAAAGTCTTTTTACCT contains the following coding sequences:
- the LOC117336171 gene encoding protein pitchfork-like gives rise to the protein MEVETKKPKVGFMTTMDRELFPTKMPNNRFGNEIAPLRGAPHRGPGCYENEDKTSFMYNIEHKINSTKGYTLGARTAPRIPSGYQFETPCPTEYQTECTEPRQFVDDKKPFLVGADRFPVYKRDIVDVLPGAGTYEHQIPKNRKVQWHQSFGGTPIMLPSITIRSTIDQNTDKLYSTKEEKKYHRKLAYLKLYWDKGQ